Proteins encoded by one window of Emticicia oligotrophica DSM 17448:
- a CDS encoding SCO family protein, whose protein sequence is MPEIDETGQVVIKGGDTVFHQIPPYKLIDQEGKEFSTEQLKGKIYVADFFFSRCGTICPKLSNSLSRVQSIFSADTNVRIVSHSVDPKYDSAAVLKKYAQKYDAKPGKWYFLTGDKKAIYDIAIKGYKLPVADASEYDSKIRSVDETFIHSEKLLLIDKEGYIRGIYDGTYNPDVERLIGEVKVLTEIYKSKK, encoded by the coding sequence ATGCCTGAAATCGATGAAACAGGTCAGGTAGTAATTAAAGGTGGAGATACAGTTTTTCACCAAATTCCGCCCTATAAATTAATTGACCAAGAGGGTAAAGAATTTTCAACTGAGCAACTAAAAGGAAAAATCTATGTAGCTGATTTCTTCTTTTCGAGATGTGGAACAATATGCCCCAAGCTTTCTAACAGTTTATCGAGAGTACAAAGTATATTCTCCGCTGATACCAATGTTAGGATAGTTTCACATTCAGTTGACCCGAAATATGATTCAGCAGCAGTACTTAAAAAATATGCACAAAAATATGATGCCAAGCCAGGTAAGTGGTATTTCTTGACTGGAGATAAAAAGGCAATTTATGATATTGCTATTAAAGGATATAAGTTACCTGTGGCGGATGCTTCAGAATATGACTCAAAAATAAGGTCAGTAGATGAAACATTTATACACTCAGAAAAGTTACTACTAATAGATAAGGAAGGGTACATTAGAGGAATTTACGATGGGACATATAATCCTGATGTCGAGCGTCTGATAGGAGAAGTGAAGGTATTAACAGAGATATATAAATCTAAAAAGTAG
- a CDS encoding cytochrome C oxidase subunit IV family protein, with protein MAHSEITEKLPAQTKEIWRTFWILLGITAFEFLIAFTIDADTYKWTKIGIFIILTIVKAYYIVGIFMHLKNEVKSLIWTIILPCIFVVWLIVALIVEGGYIGLVRYIGK; from the coding sequence ATGGCTCATTCTGAAATAACTGAAAAACTACCAGCACAAACCAAAGAAATTTGGAGAACATTCTGGATTTTGTTAGGCATCACAGCTTTCGAATTTTTGATAGCTTTTACTATTGATGCTGATACATATAAATGGACAAAAATCGGTATCTTCATTATTCTTACAATCGTGAAAGCATACTATATCGTGGGTATTTTTATGCACTTAAAGAACGAAGTGAAATCGTTGATTTGGACAATAATTCTGCCATGTATATTCGTGGTATGGTTGATTGTTGCTTTGATTGTGGAAGGAGGATACATTGGTTTAGTGAGATATATTGGCAAATAA
- a CDS encoding DUF420 domain-containing protein translates to MKAVKAKQDKASMTFINVVSVAVPLVVAILLGIRQKLDIGAWTKVLPHVIGAINTLTSVLLIYGLFLIKQKQIERHKKIMTIAFGLGGLFLVCYVLYHLTNPSTSFGGEGFVKYIYYFVLISHILLSLVVLPLVLRTYFFAWINEYEMHRKLTKYAFPIWLYVSITGVIAYLMIRPYYV, encoded by the coding sequence ATGAAAGCGGTGAAAGCAAAGCAAGATAAAGCTTCGATGACATTTATTAATGTTGTGTCGGTAGCAGTGCCATTAGTGGTGGCAATTTTATTGGGAATCAGACAAAAGCTTGATATTGGAGCATGGACGAAAGTTTTGCCTCATGTTATTGGAGCAATAAACACGTTAACTTCAGTTCTTTTGATTTACGGTTTATTTTTAATTAAACAAAAGCAGATTGAGCGTCATAAAAAGATAATGACAATCGCTTTTGGACTAGGTGGTTTGTTTTTAGTGTGTTATGTACTTTATCACCTAACCAATCCATCAACGAGTTTCGGTGGAGAGGGCTTCGTTAAATACATCTATTATTTTGTATTAATTAGCCATATTTTACTATCTCTTGTGGTATTACCATTGGTATTAAGAACATATTTTTTTGCATGGATTAACGAATATGAAATGCATCGAAAACTAACTAAATATGCTTTTCCAATCTGGCTTTATGTATCAATAACAGGTGTAATTGCGTATTTAATGATTAGACCATATTACGTATAA
- a CDS encoding COX15/CtaA family protein: protein MTTHGKVFRKLGFWTIGAIYFLILVGGIVRATGSGMGCPDWPRCFGSWVPPTDISQLPSNYKEIYGEKLKGEIEFNAVKTWIEYVNRLIGVLIGILVFGTFVSSFVSFRKKDKTIVLLSLLATILVAFEGWLGSKVVSSELHPVMITLHMILSVIIVMILLYAVARSYNYVVKIEDIADKSSLSFLVSAAIFLTTGQVLLGTQVREVVDKVAASMGEAMRTEWVANLGGKFQMHALFSMVIVLINLVIYYKIKKSISEKGILTRFTNWLVIVVGIELVSGLTLAYLGFPNFMQPVHLTLGVLAIGIQFVIFLFLNKERVFRSIAS from the coding sequence ATGACAACTCACGGTAAAGTATTTAGAAAACTTGGTTTTTGGACGATAGGAGCGATTTACTTTCTAATCTTAGTCGGAGGAATAGTAAGAGCAACAGGGTCAGGTATGGGCTGTCCGGATTGGCCAAGATGCTTTGGTTCGTGGGTTCCACCAACCGATATTTCACAGTTACCAAGTAATTATAAAGAGATTTACGGTGAAAAACTGAAAGGCGAAATAGAATTCAATGCGGTAAAAACTTGGATTGAATATGTTAATCGTTTAATTGGAGTTTTAATTGGGATATTAGTTTTCGGAACGTTTGTTAGTTCGTTTGTTAGTTTCCGAAAAAAAGACAAAACAATTGTCTTGCTAAGCTTGCTAGCTACGATTTTAGTTGCGTTTGAGGGATGGCTAGGCTCGAAAGTGGTTTCAAGTGAATTACACCCTGTAATGATTACCCTACACATGATATTGTCGGTAATTATTGTAATGATACTACTCTATGCAGTCGCACGTTCATACAATTATGTAGTTAAAATCGAAGATATAGCAGATAAAAGTTCTTTGAGTTTTTTAGTTTCAGCAGCCATTTTTCTAACTACTGGTCAAGTTTTATTAGGTACACAGGTTAGAGAAGTAGTTGATAAAGTAGCAGCTTCAATGGGTGAAGCAATGCGAACGGAGTGGGTGGCAAATCTTGGAGGTAAATTTCAAATGCACGCTCTATTTTCAATGGTAATAGTATTGATTAACTTAGTAATATACTATAAAATCAAGAAATCAATCAGCGAAAAAGGTATTCTTACAAGATTTACTAATTGGTTAGTGATTGTAGTAGGAATTGAGTTAGTATCTGGTTTAACACTCGCATATTTAGGTTTCCCTAATTTCATGCAGCCTGTCCATTTAACACTTGGAGTTTTGGCTATAGGGATTCAGTTTGTAATCTTTTTATTTCTCAACAAAGAAAGAGTTTTCAGAAGCATAGCTTCTTAA
- a CDS encoding cytochrome c oxidase subunit 3, producing MASAKTSTTAEHLIWKGGVQPMKVGYGKLMMWIFLLSDTFTFSALLVSYGLVRYSFPTFEGLRKNFEFSNTWWPIPERVFEAVPFLHGVQAPLVFVGIMTFILIMSSVTMVLAVEAGHRRDKADVEKYMLWTILGGIAFLSSQAWEWSHFIHGSEHGLTLKDGTQIFGANLVRNEYGPAAFADFFFFITGFHGTHVFSGVVLNVLAFYNTANGVYEKRGHYEMIEKIGLYWHFVDLVWVFVFTFFYLV from the coding sequence ATGGCAAGTGCAAAAACCTCTACAACCGCAGAACACTTAATATGGAAGGGTGGCGTGCAACCAATGAAAGTTGGCTACGGAAAATTAATGATGTGGATTTTCTTATTATCTGACACATTTACTTTCTCGGCTTTATTAGTTTCATACGGTTTAGTTCGTTACAGTTTCCCTACATTTGAGGGTTTACGTAAAAACTTTGAATTCTCTAATACTTGGTGGCCAATTCCTGAAAGGGTTTTTGAAGCCGTTCCGTTTTTGCACGGTGTTCAAGCTCCGTTAGTTTTCGTTGGTATCATGACTTTTATCTTAATCATGAGCTCAGTAACAATGGTATTAGCCGTTGAAGCGGGGCATCGTAGAGATAAAGCAGATGTTGAAAAATACATGCTTTGGACAATTCTAGGTGGTATTGCTTTCTTAAGCTCACAGGCTTGGGAGTGGTCACACTTTATCCACGGATCAGAACATGGCTTAACATTGAAAGATGGTACACAAATATTTGGTGCGAACCTTGTGCGTAATGAATATGGACCAGCCGCTTTTGCTGACTTCTTCTTCTTTATAACAGGTTTCCACGGTACACACGTTTTCTCGGGAGTTGTGTTGAATGTATTGGCATTTTATAATACAGCCAATGGTGTTTATGAAAAACGTGGTCACTACGAAATGATTGAGAAAATCGGTCTATACTGGCACTTTGTAGATTTAGTTTGGGTATTCGTGTTTACCTTCTTCTACCTTGTTTAG
- a CDS encoding DUF1624 domain-containing protein: MKRITSIDTLRGIVMIIMALDHTRDFLLQNSLNQSPTDLSNTYPALFFTRWITHLCAPTFVFLSGVSAYISAKRQTNIAENKKFLRTRGLWLILLEFSIISFGIWSDIGFHTLLFQVIAAIGVGFILLSFLIGKSPRLILSIGSFIMLFYGLLALVPDSTIKTILGPLFTLTVLPFGSRLLILAYPIIPWWSIMLIGYGLGEYFLSEKNIRTNFFIKISGGFLGTFLLLRFINIYGDPIPWSTQTKPFFTVLSFLNVSKNAPSLDFTLCMLGISFFLLWLFEKIGDKKFQFFNVFGSVPLFYYLIHWYVIRTFLIIVFLAKGYGWNDFVFNEQTLGRPKNDDGITLPQVYLIWLIVILIMYPLCRWYSRYKSQHPEITWLRYL, translated from the coding sequence ATGAAAAGAATTACTTCCATTGATACTCTTCGGGGTATCGTCATGATTATCATGGCCCTTGACCATACCCGTGATTTTCTATTACAGAACTCTCTCAACCAAAGTCCGACGGACTTAAGTAACACTTACCCTGCTCTTTTTTTTACTCGTTGGATTACCCATTTATGTGCTCCTACTTTTGTTTTTTTATCAGGTGTTTCGGCCTATATTTCTGCTAAACGCCAGACGAATATCGCCGAAAACAAGAAATTTTTACGAACTCGTGGACTTTGGTTAATACTCTTAGAATTTAGTATTATTTCTTTTGGAATTTGGTCAGATATTGGGTTCCATACTTTACTTTTTCAAGTAATTGCAGCCATTGGTGTGGGCTTCATTCTGCTGTCATTCTTAATTGGCAAATCTCCTAGATTAATTTTATCAATTGGGAGTTTTATCATGCTATTTTATGGTCTTTTAGCTCTCGTGCCAGATTCCACCATCAAAACTATTTTGGGCCCTTTATTTACGCTTACTGTTCTTCCATTTGGTTCAAGACTTTTGATTTTAGCTTACCCAATTATTCCGTGGTGGTCGATTATGTTGATTGGCTATGGCTTAGGCGAGTACTTTCTGAGTGAAAAAAATATCAGAACCAACTTTTTTATCAAAATTTCAGGTGGATTTTTAGGAACATTTTTATTATTGAGATTCATCAATATTTATGGAGACCCTATTCCTTGGAGTACACAGACGAAACCCTTTTTTACAGTTTTATCATTTTTAAATGTTTCAAAAAATGCCCCTTCTCTCGACTTTACTCTTTGTATGTTGGGTATTTCGTTTTTCCTTTTGTGGTTATTTGAAAAAATTGGCGATAAAAAATTTCAATTTTTTAATGTTTTCGGAAGCGTTCCGCTTTTTTATTATCTCATTCATTGGTACGTGATTCGTACTTTCTTAATAATAGTATTTTTAGCCAAAGGTTATGGTTGGAATGATTTTGTTTTCAACGAACAAACTCTGGGCCGTCCTAAAAATGATGATGGAATTACCTTACCTCAGGTTTACCTTATTTGGTTAATAGTAATTCTAATTATGTATCCACTTTGTAGATGGTATAGTCGATATAAAAGTCAGCATCCAGAAATAACTTGGTTGAGATATCTATAA
- a CDS encoding pentapeptide repeat-containing protein, with product MKQIIIMMAFAFVGIKALAQKEVSAKAIFEAIDKGQSIDYQNATIVGDLDLTELSNKKRIKNKGSYEEYKSYVEVPVSFKNCIFKGDFIAYKNLEEEKNRKMGNGNVNWSIGNGTTFTTDFEKSVVFENCKFEGKTEFKYSDFADNTSFGGTKFAKEANFKYADFKQEAIFAKCDFYDYANFKYTSFKNDADFFDVRFSNYADFKYTNFNDRVTFKNTAFGNHADFKYADFKNEVNFDNTKFKSGIDLKYSNGKKFF from the coding sequence ATGAAACAGATAATTATTATGATGGCTTTTGCTTTTGTAGGAATAAAAGCATTGGCTCAGAAAGAAGTTTCAGCCAAAGCCATTTTTGAAGCAATTGATAAAGGCCAATCGATTGATTACCAAAATGCTACCATTGTAGGAGATTTAGATTTGACTGAACTTTCTAATAAAAAACGTATAAAAAATAAAGGTAGCTACGAAGAATACAAAAGCTACGTTGAAGTTCCTGTTTCGTTTAAAAACTGTATTTTCAAAGGTGATTTTATTGCCTATAAAAACCTTGAAGAAGAAAAAAACAGAAAAATGGGCAATGGAAACGTTAATTGGAGTATTGGAAACGGTACTACTTTTACGACTGATTTTGAAAAAAGTGTAGTTTTTGAAAATTGTAAGTTTGAAGGTAAAACTGAGTTTAAATATTCAGATTTTGCGGATAATACTTCTTTTGGAGGCACAAAGTTTGCCAAAGAAGCTAATTTCAAATATGCTGATTTTAAGCAAGAAGCCATTTTTGCCAAATGCGATTTCTACGATTATGCTAATTTTAAATATACCAGTTTTAAAAATGACGCCGATTTTTTTGATGTTCGATTTAGTAACTATGCCGATTTTAAATACACGAATTTCAATGACCGAGTAACATTCAAAAACACTGCATTTGGTAATCATGCTGATTTTAAATATGCCGATTTTAAAAATGAAGTCAATTTTGATAACACAAAGTTTAAATCAGGTATTGATTTGAAATATTCCAATGGAAAAAAATTCTTTTAA
- the cyoE gene encoding heme o synthase, with the protein MSLVATQNIFAQKFKAYYDITKFRLSSTVVFSGAFGFILASDSVQWKRVMLFAIAAFCTTAAANIINQIIEKDLDKLMKRTENRPLPSGRLSVKEAMIFGMVMASIATYILFFEFNYRAGLLAILSMVLYGFVYTPLKRVGPIAVAVGALPGAFPPMIGWIASSGHFGLEPGILFAIQFFWQFPHFWAIAWVLDEDYSKAGFKLLPSEGGQNLNSAIQIMIYTLFLLPLCWVPFYLGMTGINSAVVAMVFGVLFLAQTFHLMRKVDRKAALQLMFGSFIYLPVVQIAYLLDKV; encoded by the coding sequence ATGAGTTTGGTAGCGACACAAAATATTTTTGCTCAGAAGTTCAAAGCATATTATGATATAACCAAGTTTAGGTTATCATCAACAGTTGTTTTTTCTGGTGCATTTGGATTTATATTAGCATCTGATAGTGTTCAATGGAAACGTGTAATGCTTTTTGCAATTGCGGCTTTTTGTACTACAGCTGCTGCTAATATAATCAATCAAATTATCGAGAAAGACCTTGATAAATTGATGAAACGAACTGAAAATCGCCCACTTCCGAGTGGAAGACTTTCAGTAAAGGAAGCAATGATTTTCGGTATGGTTATGGCCTCGATTGCTACCTACATTTTGTTCTTTGAATTTAATTATAGAGCAGGGTTATTGGCAATATTGTCAATGGTTTTATATGGTTTTGTTTATACACCACTAAAACGCGTTGGACCAATTGCAGTAGCAGTGGGAGCTTTGCCGGGAGCTTTCCCTCCAATGATTGGATGGATTGCATCCTCAGGTCATTTTGGATTAGAACCTGGGATTTTATTTGCGATTCAATTCTTTTGGCAATTTCCTCATTTTTGGGCAATTGCTTGGGTTTTAGACGAAGATTATTCTAAAGCTGGTTTTAAACTTTTACCATCTGAAGGTGGACAGAACTTGAATTCAGCGATACAAATAATGATTTATACTTTGTTTTTATTGCCTCTATGTTGGGTACCTTTTTATTTGGGTATGACAGGTATAAATTCGGCAGTGGTAGCGATGGTGTTTGGCGTATTATTTTTAGCCCAAACTTTCCATTTGATGCGTAAAGTTGATAGAAAAGCAGCTTTACAATTAATGTTTGGCTCATTTATTTATCTACCAGTAGTACAAATAGCCTACCTTTTAGATAAAGTGTAA
- a CDS encoding cytochrome c oxidase subunit 3, producing the protein MSNKSNKNKGVSTATVGVEEPAQVLSVNKWKFITWLFIITIVMLFASQTSAYLVRRAEGNWVEFTVPTIFWISTLVLIISSATMHLSLQAARKNENAKLKTLVAITTVLGLTFLGMQYIGWQDLQAQGIFLKGNPSGSFFYIFTGLHMAHLLIGLGILIATFLMAFRMKLDSSNTILVEVCATSWHFLDILWVYLFVFLLYFR; encoded by the coding sequence ATGAGTAATAAATCAAATAAAAATAAAGGTGTTTCAACAGCAACAGTTGGAGTTGAAGAACCAGCACAAGTGTTGTCAGTAAATAAGTGGAAATTCATTACTTGGCTTTTTATTATTACTATTGTTATGCTATTTGCCTCACAGACAAGTGCATACTTAGTAAGAAGAGCAGAAGGAAACTGGGTGGAATTTACTGTACCGACCATTTTTTGGATTAGTACCTTGGTATTGATTATAAGTAGTGCAACAATGCATTTATCTTTGCAAGCGGCTAGAAAAAATGAGAACGCTAAGCTGAAAACCCTGGTAGCTATTACAACAGTCTTAGGACTTACATTCTTAGGAATGCAATATATTGGATGGCAAGATTTACAAGCCCAAGGAATTTTCCTAAAAGGAAATCCTTCTGGTTCGTTCTTTTACATTTTTACGGGCTTACACATGGCTCACCTTTTAATCGGACTAGGAATTTTGATTGCTACCTTTTTGATGGCTTTCAGAATGAAGTTAGATTCGAGTAATACAATTTTGGTCGAAGTTTGTGCTACATCTTGGCATTTCTTAGACATTCTATGGGTTTATTTATTTGTATTTTTATTGTATTTTAGATAA
- a CDS encoding cytochrome c oxidase subunit II produces the protein MTLLIVALAIVFIVLTIAVISKTQTLLKGVKGSSEQNDEVVDSANNLNAIGLLVFWILSVIGVFWSFFYAKKDFLIAFGDIPSAASVHGKETDYWFWVSMVVVTAAFILVNSVLFYFPVKYRYDKNRKAHYYPHNNTLEIVWTLIPAVVMAALVFTGLRVWNKVMADAPKDAEIIEIMGKQFGWQVRYGGVENGKLGNYNYKLIDDAAGNEFGLDFSDENSFDDFTSSTEMHIPKGKPVLLKIRARDVLHSVFIPHMRVKMDAVPGMPTKFWFIADKSTADMRAELGNPDFKYEIACTEVCGRSHFGMKLILVVDEPADYEKWKKEQKSLLASKPEFLEKVPAGLKAKALKYFPTEAPADSTTASAGTSLPTVSALR, from the coding sequence ATGACATTATTGATTGTAGCCTTAGCAATTGTGTTTATTGTACTTACCATTGCGGTAATTTCAAAAACACAAACACTCTTGAAAGGAGTGAAGGGAAGTTCAGAGCAAAATGATGAGGTAGTAGATAGTGCCAATAACCTTAATGCGATTGGTCTATTAGTGTTCTGGATTTTAAGCGTGATTGGTGTATTTTGGTCATTCTTCTATGCTAAAAAAGACTTCTTGATAGCTTTTGGAGATATACCTTCTGCTGCTTCTGTACACGGAAAGGAGACAGATTATTGGTTCTGGGTAAGTATGGTGGTAGTTACAGCCGCATTTATTCTTGTGAATAGTGTACTTTTCTATTTCCCCGTGAAATATCGCTATGATAAAAACAGAAAAGCACATTATTATCCTCATAATAACACTTTAGAGATTGTTTGGACTTTAATTCCTGCTGTGGTAATGGCAGCCTTAGTATTTACAGGACTAAGAGTATGGAACAAAGTAATGGCCGATGCTCCAAAAGATGCTGAGATAATTGAGATTATGGGTAAACAATTCGGATGGCAAGTAAGATACGGTGGCGTTGAAAATGGCAAATTAGGTAATTATAATTATAAACTAATTGATGATGCAGCTGGTAATGAGTTTGGACTTGATTTTTCTGATGAAAATTCATTCGATGACTTCACAAGCAGCACCGAAATGCACATCCCTAAAGGTAAGCCAGTTTTACTTAAAATTAGAGCGAGAGACGTACTTCACAGTGTATTTATCCCTCACATGAGAGTTAAAATGGATGCTGTACCAGGTATGCCTACTAAATTCTGGTTTATTGCTGATAAAAGTACAGCAGATATGCGTGCTGAATTAGGTAATCCGGATTTCAAATACGAAATCGCTTGTACAGAAGTTTGTGGTAGAAGCCACTTCGGTATGAAATTGATTTTAGTAGTTGATGAGCCAGCCGATTACGAAAAGTGGAAAAAAGAGCAAAAGTCATTATTAGCTTCAAAACCAGAGTTCTTAGAGAAAGTTCCAGCAGGTTTGAAAGCTAAAGCTTTGAAGTATTTTCCAACAGAAGCTCCAGCAGATAGCACAACTGCTTCAGCCGGTACTAGTTTACCAACTGTTTCGGCTTTAAGATAA
- a CDS encoding cytochrome c oxidase subunit I — protein MAAVAHADTHVHGHDEAHEHHEPQSFIQKYIFSEDHKVIAKQYLLTGMAWALIGGFLSLVFRLQLGYPGIDLGWLKPILGERWFDETGKLDPNYYIALVTMHGTIMVFFVLTAGLSGTFSNFLIPLQIGARDMASGFINMLSYWLFFISSVIMFCSLFVQDGPAGGGWVIYPPLSALPDAAPGSGTGMTMWLVSMAIFIASSLLGSVNYVTTVINLRTRGMTFDKMPLTIWAFTFTAILGLLSFPVLLSAALLLIFDRSFGTSFYLSDIYINGQALPNQGGSPILFQHLFWFLGHPEVYIVILPALGMTSEIIATNSRKPIFGYKAMIFSMLGIMFLAFIVWAHHMFMTGMNPFLGSVFTLLTLIIAVPSAVKGFNYITTLWRGNIIFTPAMLFSIGLVSFFISGGVTGIILGNSALDIQLHDTYFVVAHFHLVMGSAAFFGMVAGVYHWFPKMFGKMMNNTLGYIHFWITFIGAYLVFFPQHYLGIAGFPRRYYAYTGFDFTNKYQDLAQVSTIAAIMVFAANIIFLFNFFYSVFKGKAAPQNPWKSNTLEWTTPVNVGHGNWVGEIPAVYRWPYDYSKPGAAEDFIPQNVPFSATPESNFPYENELIKEEKEIEGIKFDYSIPD, from the coding sequence ATGGCAGCAGTAGCACACGCAGATACTCATGTTCACGGACATGACGAAGCTCATGAGCATCACGAGCCACAGAGTTTTATACAAAAGTATATCTTCTCTGAGGACCATAAAGTGATTGCTAAGCAATACCTACTTACGGGTATGGCATGGGCCTTAATTGGCGGCTTTTTATCATTGGTATTCCGTTTACAATTAGGATATCCAGGTATTGATTTAGGTTGGTTAAAACCAATTTTAGGAGAGAGATGGTTTGATGAAACTGGTAAATTAGACCCGAATTACTACATTGCTCTTGTTACAATGCACGGTACAATCATGGTATTCTTTGTATTGACTGCAGGTTTGAGTGGTACGTTCTCTAACTTTTTGATTCCTCTTCAAATTGGAGCAAGAGATATGGCATCTGGATTTATCAACATGTTGTCATATTGGTTATTCTTCATTTCAAGTGTTATCATGTTCTGCTCATTGTTCGTACAAGATGGTCCTGCAGGTGGTGGCTGGGTAATTTATCCTCCATTAAGTGCACTACCAGACGCAGCACCGGGCTCGGGCACTGGTATGACAATGTGGTTAGTGAGTATGGCCATCTTTATTGCCTCAAGTTTATTAGGTAGCGTAAACTATGTAACTACTGTAATTAACTTGCGTACAAGAGGGATGACTTTTGATAAAATGCCTTTAACAATTTGGGCTTTTACATTTACAGCAATTTTAGGTTTGTTGTCTTTCCCAGTATTGCTATCAGCAGCGTTATTATTAATTTTTGACCGTAGTTTTGGTACAAGTTTCTACCTCTCTGATATTTATATCAATGGTCAAGCTCTGCCAAACCAAGGTGGTAGCCCAATATTATTCCAGCACTTATTCTGGTTCTTGGGTCACCCAGAGGTATATATCGTTATTCTACCAGCTTTAGGTATGACTTCAGAGATTATCGCAACTAATTCAAGAAAACCAATCTTTGGTTATAAAGCGATGATTTTCTCAATGTTAGGTATCATGTTCTTAGCGTTTATCGTTTGGGCTCACCACATGTTCATGACAGGTATGAACCCATTCTTAGGCTCAGTATTTACACTCCTTACATTGATTATTGCGGTACCTTCTGCTGTAAAGGGATTTAACTACATCACTACATTGTGGAGAGGAAATATCATCTTTACTCCAGCGATGTTATTCTCAATTGGTTTAGTATCATTCTTTATTTCAGGTGGTGTAACGGGTATTATTTTAGGTAATAGTGCCTTGGATATTCAATTACACGATACATATTTCGTTGTTGCTCACTTCCACCTTGTAATGGGTTCTGCTGCATTCTTCGGAATGGTAGCTGGTGTTTACCATTGGTTCCCTAAGATGTTTGGAAAAATGATGAATAATACATTAGGTTATATTCACTTCTGGATTACTTTCATTGGTGCTTACCTTGTATTCTTCCCTCAACACTATTTAGGTATTGCTGGTTTCCCAAGACGATACTATGCATATACTGGTTTTGATTTTACAAACAAATACCAAGATTTAGCTCAAGTTAGTACAATAGCTGCAATCATGGTGTTTGCTGCAAATATCATTTTCTTATTCAACTTCTTCTATTCAGTTTTCAAAGGTAAGGCAGCCCCTCAAAACCCTTGGAAGTCGAATACATTAGAGTGGACTACTCCAGTAAATGTTGGACATGGTAACTGGGTAGGTGAAATTCCAGCTGTTTATCGTTGGCCTTACGACTACAGTAAGCCGGGTGCTGCTGAAGATTTCATCCCACAAAATGTTCCATTCTCTGCTACGCCAGAATCTAACTTCCCGTACGAGAATGAATTAATTAAAGAAGAAAAAGAAATCGAAGGAATTAAGTTTGATTACAGTATTCCAGATTGA
- a CDS encoding OsmC family protein encodes MKFTRQASANWKGTGMEGVGTVSTQSTTLNNAQLSFKTRFADGVGTNPEELIGAAHAGCFSMKFSFVLNELGFTADNIDTNAKVVFEDGKITHIHLEMNASIPNITEEQFQEAAANAKANCPISQLFNAEITLTATLS; translated from the coding sequence ATGAAATTTACAAGACAAGCATCGGCAAATTGGAAAGGTACAGGAATGGAAGGTGTAGGAACTGTGTCGACACAAAGTACTACCTTAAATAACGCACAATTATCGTTTAAAACGCGTTTTGCAGATGGCGTTGGTACAAACCCAGAGGAACTAATTGGAGCGGCTCATGCGGGTTGTTTTTCAATGAAATTTAGCTTTGTATTGAATGAGTTGGGCTTTACCGCAGATAACATTGATACAAATGCAAAAGTAGTTTTTGAAGATGGGAAAATTACACATATTCATTTAGAAATGAATGCTTCAATTCCAAATATTACTGAAGAGCAATTTCAAGAAGCAGCAGCAAATGCAAAGGCAAACTGTCCGATTTCCCAGCTTTTCAATGCTGAAATTACACTTACTGCTACGTTATCCTAA